The Sabethes cyaneus chromosome 3, idSabCyanKW18_F2, whole genome shotgun sequence DNA window TAAATTCTTTCCTACCCGCCGCATTCAGGTAGACATTTCCGGACGTCCCGGTCCCGCGTGTGCAAACGGGAGAGAAAGCAAGACGCAATTTTTGGCTTAGGCGCACTCTGTAACTAGGAGTAGTTGTAGGTATGTAGTAAAAAATTGATTCAACATCGCTCAGCGCACTGTAAGCTACCAATCAATGAATGATTGTTTACATAGGGTAAACCGTTGCTTTGTTGATCGTACACGGTCATAGTCATAGCGGTTGAACTTATGATCGAAAATCAATTTCCagaaattttttccaattttcccgGACTTAGCTTATTTTAAAAGATAAATGACTTTTGAAAATACGATCAGGCAGCGAAGTCTCTTCCGACACGTAGCAGTTGCGTTATTGCGCATTTCTCAGAAATTGTTAGACCGTAGAAGGTCAGACTCGAGTCTAAACTTCTTATCAGAACAATTAAAAAATTGCACAAGAAATTCTAAAAGACTCTCACCTGGATAGTTATAGatatttaatttatattttttaactttCCGCTCCTAGGCAAATTTTTGGCCAAATCCCGGCTGGTTAGGGCCCGTGTCACTTgtgaaaaccagtattttttgccGCTCGGTCCTGGAACAGCTAGATTGTCGAATCCGTGAGCTTGTGAGATCTACCATGAAGAGTCTTCGTTTTTTCAGAATCTTTGACTGGTCTCTTCAGACCATCCTGATTATCACTCCTGTTCTTGGAGATTCCTTTTTGAATTCGCTAGTATTGTCCTTTGAAGTTTTGGATTCCACGTGCTGGCATATTTGGTTGGTGTTGCACAGGATTTACAGTCCTCAGCTGAGTTTCGCTAAGTTTATGATGATGTTTCTGCCTGAAAGTTGACGCATTTGCATTTTAATCCGCATGTAGTTCACTGGTATTTGAGCGCTGCAAAGTTTATAATTTATTGGTAAAGggattttcttttttactttctATCGATCTTTTCAGTCTTTTATCGAAGGTCACACTTCGTGGGAAGAAAGCATGAATTATATCTGGATGCGGAGTTTTTTTGCAGGTAGAATCCCGTTTATTCCAGCAGGAATCCGCTGGAAACTACTTTCCTGATATTTACAAGAAAGATCCATGTATCCGAACATATACGAATCCAACTGGGTCGTGGTAAGCTCAGTAGTGGGATAATCCTCATAGAAGATCCCAACTGTGATTTGTCTCATCTGCCTCTCTAAAAGAAACAGTGGGATTCATGATGGAACGCTTGTGAGTTTTACGAATGGTGTCCTGGTTGACATttgcttgtttttcttttttctgggCTATTGTcagctatttttattttccacgaAGTGTCTTTAGCCGGATCTTCTATTTGAGCTCCGAAACTAATAATGAAGTTTATTCCATTTCTTCTTATACGACACGTACAAGAATGCagcttttcaaaaaatatgatatgaaaaagttatataggGATACGAAGGATTTAAGAAAGCTATAAATAATGGACATGCATAGAAAAGGTCCAAGCTTCTCGAGACGTCACACACAGGAATATTAGATGGTCTTTCGAATAGCATCGTCAAATTTCTTTCTACTTCTAGCGGCGCGGTGAAATAAACTTAACTAACTTAACTTATCATCTGAGAGTCCAATAGGACGCAGATGGTTCTCCAACCACTAGTGGCTAGACATAAGTTGAGACATCATACAAATATAATTACGATTTACATCAAAATCTTTGAAACCTGTCGTCCGTCATCTTTGCGATGTGACCGGTCCATCGTAGCCTAtcgactttcgctagatgtacgacaGGGATCTCTCAAAGCAgtcacccttattcttgttttcgttcgaatgatattcgttcgaaagttaaaccgatccgtattcttgttttcgttcgaatcaattcgaacgttcgaattccccttccttttgttcattcgaatatgagaatagtgcttcccgattcgttcgaaacaaactattcgtacgaatgcaggatacggccgtaaacaagaataaaggtgagtGTATGTAGCTTGTGATTCACACGCctacgtcactctccgctttcaatttgtactccaccaaatatcgtcttCCGTATCTTCCACTCGAACACAGCCAGTAAGGGCGCGTATGCCCACCACGTGAGCAGCGTCGCAGCCTtaaatccataaagaactaccggtctgattgggACTTTGTACATTATTAGCTTCGTACGACGGCGTATGTTTGTTGAtcatagcgttttgcgaagcacAGTAGATCCGATTTTCCGCTTGGCGCCCCGAGATCTCAGTACTAATATTGTTGTCCACGCGGTTACCAGCAATCCCAAGTACGCGACCGGTTATCGTCCGCGAAAGGCGCACGTTTGTTTCCTTCGAGCCTCTTCTTTTAATGTATTTGGTCCAATCCTTCTAGATTGCGCTTTTAGTTAAGCGTAGATTCCCTTCACCATCGCCAAGTTTCTGGCTATAATATTTAGGAGTTGGCTATCTTTgctaaaaatcatgcctctcgctACGATACTCGCTCTTCGGATTACACCTTTtatagcgatgttaaataacatacaggacagtctatcTCCCTGACGCAACCCTCTGTGCGAATCGAAGCAACTTGAAACTTGAAACGTCCACGAAACACGCATGGAGCACATCACTAGTTTCGGGATAGCTTTGAAtcgccgcgtcagtttgtccggaaaactcaCGAGTTATCTGTCATAGGTCCTCGCGCTCACCGGAAATAAACTACAACGTTAGGTTTACTCTCCATAAGCGAATGCCCGCATCTTGACACCACTCAAAGGTTTTAGGCAATGGTGGGACTGACTTCTTTTGATACTTTTACTGACTGTTTCTTCGAAGCCAACTTGTTTTCCTAGACATTACGTCTAATATGAAGGTAGTCCTTCTCAATCAGGCGAAGTTCCGAGTTTCGATAGATAAAAATGGTTGTTATCGCTATACCAGGCTAATATGGGCTGCGTGTAGTGGCGGCTCATCTTACCGGACCCACAGATGGGCTGCTAAACCAAGAATTTTTTGGCGGATTTGAGGAACGGACAACCGTGACAACTACTTTGTGTGCGCCTTGATGTAAGTCTGGCCGTTCATTACCGCGCACCTCGCTTTCGTCTGCTACTCTTGGTACAATTTTCCGTCGCGGGCATTGGACACcatgttttgtttgtcgttccggGTCGGTGGACATGGAGTCTGACAGCAAACATCTGCCTTCTTCGCACCATCGCGAATCGAAAGTTTCGGCGTATGCTTGAACCGGCTCAAGAGATTGGCCATTAATTGCACAGCTAAGATTATGTCCAACTCTAGGTCTAAATCCAAAACCAAATCCGTGTTAAAGTCAAAATGCAATTTCAAACGCAAGCCCGAGCTCAAACCCGCTCCGGATACTTCCACTTGTTTTACGATTCTTCAAATTTGTTAAACAAATACATTTGCTACTGATTGTGGCCATATATTAAATTATTGGACTATTAAATAATTTAATCAGCTTATTCGTTTTGAAGTAACTTGCTaatgcaaattaaattttaagcattcGCGATTAAAACGAtgtgaaaataattttcatttactaattgagttaattttttttggagAGCCCGATCGCTCGATCCCCATACCGTCCCTAGGTGGCTCCGTAGTTTGTGTTAACGAAGCCCACCGTCGCATTCACGTTACCCATGCCGATTTTCATGTTAGTAATCCAGTCAATCAGGCTTTCAGATGACTTCTTCTCCTATGACTCGGCGGCGGGAGGCTTCGCAACCGTGTGCTAAATCGGTCTACGGTACGTCTTTCTAGCGTTCATAGGCAAGCGATTTTGTATCATCAGGTGTGTTTGTACGCTGGGTAGGACCTCAACTCCACGATGGTACGGAGTGTAGTCAATTCGGTCGATGGATTTCACTGAGTTTCGAGACCTCAAACTTCTCTAACCAGTTGGGGCAATTGACCCTGATCAAGGGTTTCCAACTTTCAATTCGAATCCGTCGTTTCATGTTAaataaatcaatcaatcaatcaatctatCTATCAGTCCATTCCCGGTTTAGAGTTACTTATTTGCTCCATTTCCGCGGGGGAGACGAACCACTACATACTACATTAAAAAGGGAAATGTGAAATCACGACCTAGTTGGTTTCAGTTCTATATAGCATTGTGTCTGTGATAACGTTTTCATTAGAAGAAATGAATTAATTTCGGATAGCGattaaaaaaaagaacaatAGATAATTCaatggaattttttttaaatcctaCGTTTATTGAGCCTCAACAGTCAAGTAACTACACTCGATGCTATGTTCGTACTGCTTCCATCCCGGGGTGAAGCAGTTGGACTTTGAACATCGTGTCCGCCGAATAGAGACTGATCCCacatttacaacatcctctcccTTCTGGAGAAAAACGAGAGCATCGCACAGAAGCCTGGTTCCGGCCGTCTAGCACCGTCAGACGGTGCTGCGACCGTAAAGTGTACAACAGAAACTGAAGAGGGAAACCGTGAGCAAGGTAGCCTCATCGTTCCGCATCTTGGCCCGCGGAGTTGGAGCAAGGCCAAACGATAAAGAAGTAGGAACAAGGTGCGACTGAAGGTACTGGTGACAAACATATTTTCGTAGAAGTGTAATGGATGATGAGACCTACTAGACGCTGGACGGCAACAGCTGGCCGACTGGGGGactggaattaggtattttacGTCCCTCGCCAAGGAGGGAAGCGATGACGTCAAATTTATGTTCCACACGAACCTCGGATCCGGGATAGAGCTGTACGAACAAAGCATAGACCGTAGTTATTTGACTGCTTGCGCCATAGCTGTTGCGAATCAACTAATAGCGCtttacatttttttctgtaCAGGCTTAATAAACAAAGAatttaaggaaaattttttccattgaattatcttttgtagttctttttcatcgctatcatcatcatcatcatccaaaattagtccattttttaatgcacactaactttttttttttcgtaaaatgacttaatctaatctaattttcaaaacatgcttCTTATCTTCCTCAGCATATCTGCAAGTCAACAAGTCGTGGAACTAAGTTTCCAAAATGTTCATCTCGAAACATTGCCAACTGAGCCATTCCGAAATGTTAGAAACCTGGAGACCCTCACAATATCCGGCAACAATTTGCAAACCATAGAAAACGGTACCGAGTGAATCACAAACGCCATCCAAATTGAATTCAGATAAACTTATAAagccattttaaatttttagattTCTTCGCCTTCCAAAACAAGCTGCACCGTTTGGATTTAACGAACAATACGCTGGTGTCGCTGAACGCTCTGGAGCGCTCCCGGTTCGAAACGTTAGAATTCATTGACCTATCGTACAACAAGCTGGGGACGGTATCGCGACAGCTGCTTTACGTCCTGCAGAACGTAAGCATTATTCGGCTGGAGaattgtgacatctacagctgGGATTGTCCCGCCAACACACGCTGGAAAGTTCTCGATTTGGACTGGAATCACTTAACCGACATTACGACTAAAACCTTCAGCGGTTTGGAGCAATTGTAAGTTTGCGTTAACTTAAGTAAAAAATAAGggtttaaaatgattttttttatagggAAGCACTGTATTTATCCCACAACAACATCCGCATAGTCAATCCGCAAGCGTTTGAAGATTTGCACCATTTGGTACGACTGGATCTATCTCACAATGAAATATTTAAATTGGGACATAACTTGATACTGCCTAAAGCAGTGGAGATAATCAATTTAGCCAACAACAGTATTGAGCGATGGCCTTTCGAAAAGCTTTCCGAAGTCATGCGAGTTATAAACATTGAACATAACGGATTGTCCGAAATCGATCCGGACCTACCGGTGAACGTTCGGATACTAAATGCAAGTAACAATCGACTGCGGAAATTTTCCGGTGAACTGTTTCCCGATCTCATCCGGCTGGACCTATCGGATAATTTGCTGGACGCTGTTCCCAGCAGTTTGTGGCCAAATTTGACGACTCTGACCCTGGACGGTAACCCTATGGATCGGATATTCTTTGAAAATCCGACGACGTTGAAAGTGCTTTCGCTGAACAGGATGCCCAATTTGGTTGAATTGGAGGCGTCGGCTTTCACGAATCTAGGTACGTTATTATGCTAGGTTTTGGATTTGGatatttttacgaaaaattatgctaatattaacAGCTGGTGCCGACGAATCTAAGGAGCGCGACTGTGTCGAGATTCATATTGCAGGTTGCCCTAACTTGCGACGCATAGACCCGAAGGCATTCGAGGAAGCCAGCGTTTGTAAGgtaaaggaaaagaaaaggaaaaagtgaTTTTACTTTTATAACTAATCCGTTTTCATCGCCAGCTGGATCTTAGTAACAATCAGCTCACATCTATACCTGAAGAACTTATTGAGTGGAAAAGCTTGTACGGCGGCGTAAACCTTCAGGGAAATCCGTTGGATTGCAGCTGCACGGAACAGTGGCTGGTCGATGTAATTCTTTCGCAGCTTTATGACAATGCTGATTTACAGTATTTGCTGGACGATTTACGCTGCCATACCCCGCTCGAAAGGCGAGGCCAGCGATTGGTAAAATACCTTCACCACAGGGGCGCTTTCTGTGGCGTTGCAAAAATGGAACGATTACGCAACAGCCAGGACGAGGACGAGGTGGTGAAAGCCAGCTTTGGAAGTCTTGGAAGTATATTGTGTTCCTCGGACGACGAAAACTGCCTGCATGTTCATAAGGGCACTGGCTTAATAGCGGCTTTAAGCATGATGCTTGTCACCCTAATCCTTTCAGTggttatggtggttttcattcTTGTTCGAAGGAGAAATGAACGAAGGAAAGTGCCGGAAGGTGTGCTGCTTATGCCGCAATTTAGGTACTAAGTAATCCCTGCATCAAATGCGCCAGTACAGATAAACAATAAATACGGACATTCTTTCAGCCAAACTTGCATTTACACATAATAGATAATAACGAACGATTTGCCTGTATTTTTCTAACACTAAGCTTCGAAAAATCGTATTTCTTGAGGGTATGCACTCACATAGACCAGCTACAAAGAAAGACAGTCTTGTACGCTTCTGGTTGTGGCTGTGCAAAGCCGAAACGTTGCTCAGCTTGTCGATGGTATTTGCCGAACGGTTTCTGGCAACTTGCAAACGACCTAACTTACCTTAAGCCATCTTGTTGATGATGGCCGTTTGAACCGAGTTGATCTGGTTGGACCACTTCTCGATAGCGCTGTCACGGGCTCCACAGCGTGCTTCCTTGTTCAGTTCCAGCACCTGATTCACCTGATCGATGCGGCCCTGAATTGTACTGTAATAAAGAAGCACTTTGATTAGaccaaaaaacaagaaaattttTAGTGTTCACTCACTTATCCAGAATACAGGAAACCAGCAAACTTTCCACCTCCACCGGCTCGATGTTCAGTTCGTTGGAGATAAAGGGAATCGTAATTTTCGTGTACGGACGAATCAGCTTGATCAAAACCTGAGTCCGAATGTTTCGCAGCAGGTCCTCGATGTGTTCCCGAATAAACGGATCGGCCATAATGTTGTTACGATTGTTACGCAGGATCGACTCAAACTCCATGATGTCATTGTTTTGATAACTAACTACCAGATTGGTCATAGCCAGAATTTCCGGATCGTTTTTGTACGGTTTCGCTTCCTGGGAGTCGAAAGGATTAATGCCGGACTTCATCAGCATGTTAGCTAGCACCAGATACTTTAGGCAGGTTGTGCGACGCGATGATCCTGACTCGTCGTAGTTTTTGAACGCTTCAAAGAAATCCGTGTGTGCCTTTTCGAATTCGCCCTCACGGAGGTGCATTTTACCGCCGCACTCTCGAATAACGCCCATTATAAGGGGATGGGGAATCGCGGATTTTATGTGCAGCGATTGCTCGTAGAGGGCTTTTAGTTTTTTATTGTTCTTCTGAACAGTGTACATCTGGATCTCAAGAGCGTAGATTTCCAGCAGCTGAGTGCCTTTCTTTAGATCGTCCTCGCCATCATCTGTCTGACAAGACTGATGCAATTGCTTCAGAATTTTCTGAAGCTTACCAAAGTCATTACGATCAAAGTACAGTTTGCCCAGTTTGGTATTTGTCTTAAACCACAATCGATCGTTCTTCGCGTCTTTTAAGGCTTCCAGGGTAGTTTCATAGAAGTTTTGAAGCAGTTCCATCTGAGAAACGTAAAAGTTAGGTTATGATAATGTACTCATAGTTGTTTTTCGGAAACTTACATTTTTTGAAGTtgaaatataatctagaatagAATTGATAGat harbors:
- the LOC128741024 gene encoding toll-like receptor 7 — encoded protein: MLFAINDKVATYGSLLVVVVAAGMVRSSVAQTVEICSFCRCLENAKESSIIVDCFESSRTHRQRPSHYFDLRNMLWPVTPEVSGSQPPSVRAFFKDLSLRDLPIPFETRGIRQGVGLSCMLFNIALAVVIRRTVITKGSQLLGFADDFDTIARSLAKAETVYARLEAESRCLPRTVIDDGDELVAVKGSLVTMDNNTRKVIQRGIKKPVAKHISASQQVVELSFQNVHLETLPTEPFRNVRNLETLTISGNNLQTIENDFFAFQNKLHRLDLTNNTLVSLNALERSRFETLEFIDLSYNKLGTVSRQLLYVLQNVSIIRLENCDIYSWDCPANTRWKVLDLDWNHLTDITTKTFSGLEQLEALYLSHNNIRIVNPQAFEDLHHLVRLDLSHNEIFKLGHNLILPKAVEIINLANNSIERWPFEKLSEVMRVINIEHNGLSEIDPDLPVNVRILNASNNRLRKFSGELFPDLIRLDLSDNLLDAVPSSLWPNLTTLTLDGNPMDRIFFENPTTLKVLSLNRMPNLVELEASAFTNLAGADESKERDCVEIHIAGCPNLRRIDPKAFEEASVCKLDLSNNQLTSIPEELIEWKSLYGGVNLQGNPLDCSCTEQWLVDVILSQLYDNADLQYLLDDLRCHTPLERRGQRLVKYLHHRGAFCGVAKMERLRNSQDEDEVVKASFGSLGSILCSSDDENCLHVHKGTGLIAALSMMLVTLILSVVMVVFILVRRRNERRKVPEGVLLMPQFRY
- the LOC128741744 gene encoding COP9 signalosome complex subunit 2 → MSDIDDDFMCEDEEDYGLEYSEDSNSEPDVDLENQYYNSKALKEEAPLEALKSFQKVLDLENGEKGEWGFKALKQMIKINFKLQNYPEMMTRYKQLLTYIKSAVTRNHSEKSINSILDYISTSKNMELLQNFYETTLEALKDAKNDRLWFKTNTKLGKLYFDRNDFGKLQKILKQLHQSCQTDDGEDDLKKGTQLLEIYALEIQMYTVQKNNKKLKALYEQSLHIKSAIPHPLIMGVIRECGGKMHLREGEFEKAHTDFFEAFKNYDESGSSRRTTCLKYLVLANMLMKSGINPFDSQEAKPYKNDPEILAMTNLVVSYQNNDIMEFESILRNNRNNIMADPFIREHIEDLLRNIRTQVLIKLIRPYTKITIPFISNELNIEPVEVESLLVSCILDNTIQGRIDQVNQVLELNKEARCGARDSAIEKWSNQINSVQTAIINKMA